The following proteins are encoded in a genomic region of Streptomyces gobiensis:
- a CDS encoding cytochrome P450 family protein produces the protein MADQCPIVIDPTGHDIHGEAARLRKEGPAARVELPGGVVAWAVSSPDLLKTLLTDPRVSKDPRQHWPAWINGEVSPEWPLFTWVAVQNMFTAYGSDHKRLRTLVSKAFTARRTAALRPRIEEITTGLLDRLAKHGAAGEVVDIREEFAYPLPIQVISELFGLPEEKREELRSIVDSIFHTSADPEEVTATYARLYAVLGELVADKRSNPGDDLTSGLITAREEEGDSRLSEQELLDTLLLMVGAGHETTVNLIDNAIHALLTHPEQLAHIRAGRASWDDAIEETLRVEAPVASLPLRYAVEDIALDGLVIRAGEPILAAYAAAGRDPQCHGQDADRFDVTRADKDHLAFGYGVHHCLGAPLGRMEAQIALPALFERFPDLALAVPPEELEPVDSFISNGHRTLPVRLAQ, from the coding sequence TCATAGACCCGACAGGCCACGATATCCACGGTGAGGCCGCCCGCCTGCGCAAGGAAGGCCCAGCTGCGCGTGTCGAGCTGCCCGGCGGAGTGGTGGCATGGGCGGTGAGCAGTCCCGACCTGCTCAAAACACTGCTGACCGACCCACGTGTCTCCAAGGACCCGCGCCAGCACTGGCCCGCCTGGATCAACGGGGAGGTATCCCCGGAGTGGCCGCTGTTCACCTGGGTCGCGGTACAGAATATGTTCACCGCCTATGGGAGCGACCACAAACGGCTGCGCACCCTGGTCTCCAAGGCGTTCACCGCACGCCGGACCGCCGCACTCCGTCCCCGTATCGAGGAGATCACCACCGGCCTGCTGGACCGCCTCGCCAAGCACGGAGCGGCTGGCGAAGTGGTGGACATCCGGGAGGAGTTCGCCTACCCGCTGCCGATCCAGGTGATCAGTGAGCTGTTCGGCCTCCCGGAGGAGAAGCGCGAAGAGCTGCGGAGCATCGTCGACAGCATCTTCCACACCTCCGCCGACCCGGAGGAGGTCACCGCCACCTACGCCCGGCTGTACGCCGTCCTTGGGGAACTCGTCGCCGACAAGCGGTCGAACCCCGGTGATGATCTGACCAGCGGCCTGATCACCGCACGGGAGGAGGAAGGCGATTCCCGCCTCAGCGAACAGGAGCTGCTCGACACCCTGCTGCTTATGGTCGGCGCCGGTCATGAGACCACCGTCAATCTCATTGACAACGCCATCCACGCGCTGCTCACCCATCCGGAGCAGCTGGCCCATATCCGGGCCGGGCGCGCCTCATGGGACGACGCCATCGAGGAGACGCTGCGAGTGGAGGCACCCGTCGCCAGCCTGCCGCTGCGGTATGCCGTGGAGGACATCGCGCTGGACGGTCTGGTGATCCGCGCGGGCGAGCCGATCCTGGCCGCGTACGCCGCCGCTGGGCGCGACCCGCAGTGCCACGGTCAGGACGCTGACCGCTTCGATGTCACCCGTGCCGACAAGGACCACCTCGCCTTCGGCTACGGCGTCCACCATTGCCTCGGCGCCCCGCTGGGGCGGATGGAGGCCCAGATCGCGCTGCCCGCGCTCTTCGAGCGGTTCCCTGATCTCGCCCTCGCCGTCCCGCCGGAGGAGCTGGAGCCCGTGGACTCCTTCATCTCCAACGGCCACCGCACCCTTCCCGTGCGCCTGGCCCAGTAG
- a CDS encoding cytochrome P450, producing the protein MYGPGFAADPAAVYERLRKAGTTGPVELAPGVRATLVTGYEAALHVLRSPETFSKDPRRWRDLNDGTVPPDSPVVPMMMHRPNALFTDGEEHRRLRAAITDSLDRVDPSALRGYVEKSADTLIDQVAPDGAADLLRDYAMVLPLLVFKQLFGCPPDYGDRLVEGMSGIFDGVDAEKANELLTQTMIDLIALKREQPGADVTSWLMAHPAKLTDEEMIHQLVLLMGAGTEPQQNLIANSLRLLLSDDRFGGSLSGGSLPVEDALDEVLWTDPPMANYGVHFPVRDVELEGVLLREGEPVVISFAAANTDPAKSSGHRAGNRAHLAWSAGPHTCPAQNPARLIAAVAIEKLLDRLPDVELAVPVDQLEWRPGPFHRALATLPVRFPAVAVTEQSAPAAAPAAVPVPAAAPEAPAPVPAPAAAVPAPERTGPRGFWASVVAWWRGE; encoded by the coding sequence ATGTACGGACCCGGCTTCGCCGCCGATCCGGCCGCCGTCTACGAGCGGCTGCGCAAGGCCGGGACCACCGGCCCGGTCGAACTCGCCCCCGGCGTACGGGCCACGCTCGTCACCGGTTATGAGGCCGCCCTGCATGTGCTGCGCAGCCCCGAGACGTTCTCCAAGGACCCCCGCCGCTGGCGTGATCTGAACGATGGAACGGTCCCCCCGGACAGCCCGGTCGTACCGATGATGATGCACCGGCCCAACGCCCTGTTCACCGACGGGGAGGAGCACCGGCGGCTGCGCGCGGCGATTACCGACAGCCTGGACCGGGTGGATCCGAGCGCACTGCGCGGCTACGTCGAGAAGAGCGCCGACACGCTCATTGACCAGGTCGCCCCCGACGGGGCGGCGGATCTGCTCCGCGACTACGCCATGGTGCTGCCGCTGCTTGTCTTCAAGCAGCTCTTCGGCTGCCCGCCCGACTACGGGGACCGGCTGGTCGAGGGCATGTCCGGGATATTCGACGGGGTGGACGCCGAGAAGGCGAACGAGCTGCTCACCCAGACCATGATTGACCTGATCGCCCTGAAGCGGGAGCAGCCGGGAGCGGACGTCACGTCCTGGCTGATGGCCCACCCGGCGAAGCTGACGGACGAAGAGATGATCCATCAGCTGGTCCTGCTGATGGGCGCGGGCACCGAGCCCCAGCAGAATCTGATCGCGAACAGCCTGCGACTGCTGCTGTCCGACGACCGGTTCGGGGGCAGCCTGTCCGGCGGCAGCCTGCCGGTGGAGGACGCCCTCGACGAGGTGCTGTGGACGGATCCGCCGATGGCCAACTACGGCGTGCACTTCCCGGTGCGTGACGTTGAGTTGGAGGGGGTCCTGCTGCGGGAGGGAGAGCCGGTCGTCATCAGCTTCGCCGCCGCGAACACGGACCCCGCCAAGTCCTCCGGTCACCGGGCGGGCAACCGGGCGCATCTGGCCTGGAGCGCCGGTCCGCACACCTGCCCGGCGCAGAACCCTGCCCGGTTGATCGCGGCGGTGGCCATTGAGAAGCTGCTGGACCGGCTGCCTGATGTGGAGCTGGCCGTGCCGGTCGATCAACTGGAGTGGCGGCCCGGCCCCTTCCACCGCGCGCTGGCCACGCTGCCCGTACGGTTTCCGGCGGTGGCCGTCACCGAGCAGTCTGCTCCGGCTGCGGCTCCGGCTGCTGTTCCGGTTCCGGCTGCGGCGCCGGAAGCCCCGGCGCCGGTCCCAGCTCCGGCGGCCGCTGTGCCCGCGCCGGAGCGCACGGGCCCACGCGGCTTCTGGGCTTCCGTGGTGGCCTGGTGGCGCGGGGAGTAG
- a CDS encoding roadblock/LC7 domain-containing protein, translating into MMTPMTNELGWMLDDVLKVPEARHAILLSADGMLRAHSADIGRDDADRLAAGLSGLQSISRSTAEFCGSQDAPWRQTLIEFAHGYVFLVAAGEGAYLAVSTGEDVDMEAVSYRMHKLVDRLGRELTSPARQDTGAPA; encoded by the coding sequence ATGATGACCCCAATGACCAATGAGCTGGGCTGGATGCTCGATGACGTCCTGAAGGTGCCCGAGGCACGGCATGCGATCCTGCTCTCCGCCGACGGCATGCTCCGGGCTCACTCCGCGGACATCGGCAGGGACGACGCCGACCGGCTGGCCGCCGGACTGTCCGGTCTGCAGTCCATCAGCCGCAGCACGGCCGAGTTCTGTGGCAGCCAGGACGCCCCATGGCGGCAGACCCTGATCGAGTTCGCGCACGGATATGTCTTTCTCGTCGCCGCCGGCGAGGGCGCTTACCTGGCGGTCTCCACTGGCGAGGACGTGGATATGGAGGCGGTTTCCTACCGTATGCACAAACTGGTCGACCGGCTCGGCCGGGAGCTGACCAGTCCGGCGCGGCAGGACACCGGCGCTCCGGCATGA
- a CDS encoding DUF742 domain-containing protein — protein sequence MRPRPRNTGKGGLVRPYVVTDGRAHPTRNTLDLVTLLIAATDLPLAGLSPEKRRLMELCLPGSLSVAEVAGHLALPVSVTKVLIADLIDSGHIVARPPIPPAQQTEAQLLQEVLDGLRARL from the coding sequence ATGAGGCCGCGACCGCGCAATACCGGAAAGGGCGGGCTCGTGCGGCCGTACGTCGTCACGGACGGACGTGCCCACCCGACCCGCAACACCCTTGACCTGGTCACGCTGCTGATCGCCGCCACCGATCTGCCACTGGCCGGCCTGAGCCCGGAAAAACGCAGGCTGATGGAGCTGTGCCTGCCGGGCTCCCTGTCGGTCGCGGAGGTGGCCGGGCATCTGGCACTGCCGGTCAGCGTCACCAAGGTGCTGATCGCTGACCTTATTGACAGCGGCCATATCGTCGCCCGGCCGCCCATCCCCCCGGCCCAGCAGACCGAGGCTCAACTTCTCCAGGAGGTGCTGGATGGACTCCGCGCCCGGCTCTGA
- a CDS encoding Crp/Fnr family transcriptional regulator: MTERYCLDGADALAASGWGAAPPPWAPGRREEISQVMQQAEETDRTWCMSEVDIFCDLNEREMDAISAAAPMKNYSAGEMLHSPQQPCEVLFILKRGRVRIFRVSADGRALTTAVISPGTIFGEMVLLGQRMYDNYAEALDDVTVCVMSRADVHRFLLSDARIAARITEILGGRLSALEQRLSDSVFKSVPQRIATTLLKLGTEPPTGRSLRPGSRQPYIALTHEQLAALAGTSRETTTKVLHELSGRGLLKLARGRITVLDADGLRDAAG, translated from the coding sequence GTGACCGAGCGGTACTGTCTCGACGGGGCCGACGCTCTTGCCGCATCAGGCTGGGGCGCGGCCCCGCCGCCATGGGCCCCGGGACGACGCGAGGAGATCAGCCAGGTGATGCAGCAAGCCGAGGAGACTGACCGCACCTGGTGTATGTCGGAAGTCGATATCTTCTGTGATCTCAATGAGCGTGAGATGGACGCCATCAGCGCTGCCGCTCCCATGAAGAACTACTCGGCCGGGGAAATGCTGCACTCCCCGCAGCAGCCCTGCGAGGTGCTGTTCATCCTTAAACGAGGGCGGGTGCGGATCTTCCGGGTCTCCGCCGACGGCCGTGCGCTCACCACGGCGGTGATCAGTCCGGGCACCATCTTCGGGGAGATGGTGCTGCTGGGACAGCGGATGTACGACAACTACGCCGAGGCACTCGACGATGTCACCGTCTGTGTGATGAGCCGGGCGGACGTTCACCGTTTTCTGCTCTCCGACGCCCGGATCGCCGCCCGGATCACCGAAATCCTCGGCGGGCGGCTGAGCGCTCTCGAACAAAGGCTCTCGGACAGCGTCTTCAAGTCGGTGCCGCAGCGCATCGCCACCACACTGCTGAAGCTCGGGACCGAGCCTCCCACCGGCCGCTCCCTGCGCCCCGGCTCCCGCCAGCCGTACATCGCCCTCACCCACGAGCAACTGGCCGCACTGGCCGGGACGTCCCGGGAGACCACCACGAAGGTGCTCCACGAGCTGTCCGGACGGGGACTGCTGAAGCTCGCCCGGGGCCGTATCACCGTGCTGGACGCGGACGGTCTGCGCGACGCGGCGGGTTGA
- a CDS encoding ATP-binding protein produces the protein MTQHIPEAVFWALAVGLLTAMVLLLRQRGITATVRKRNAELADGLRARDEEVRHLAAVRLPALEDSPYQPVPETGLLDERLDGTDFAKSLEHVMDRFSHAVEYAQARADQSAKTALKASMRSVQALVNEQQLFISEMQDRHDNPEVLGDLLEIDHANAQFGRRAQAIAVLCGSWPGRQRVASSLTDVVRGATSRIRDYRRIRLNGQIDIAIESRAVEPVVLTVAELLDNAARHSQPNTMVEVNVQPVHNGACIVIDDAGVGMDGQAADHATALLSGQQAVEVTRLDDPPQFGFAVIGVLAARYGFSVSADTRSPYGGVRAVVFLPTTLLTHIGADKPEISSAAVGRRSSVPAAVRRPSVPDTAADQPLSQAQALLAAQTQTHARPREQEQTRTETTTAGGLPKRRRRSPRPAVSEAPSSTGSSGSTGPTGPTGSHEPNGSEQSEQSGVPDTGGRSAQETAQRMGAFARGTRSGRAAKDDEGKGRG, from the coding sequence ATGACACAACACATACCGGAGGCGGTGTTCTGGGCCCTGGCCGTCGGCCTGCTCACCGCCATGGTTCTGCTGTTGCGGCAACGCGGGATCACCGCGACCGTACGGAAGCGGAACGCGGAGCTGGCAGACGGCCTGCGGGCGCGTGACGAGGAGGTCCGGCATCTGGCCGCGGTCCGGCTGCCCGCGCTCGAGGATTCGCCGTACCAGCCCGTGCCGGAAACGGGCCTCCTGGACGAGCGGCTGGACGGCACGGACTTCGCCAAGAGCCTTGAGCATGTGATGGATCGATTCTCCCATGCGGTGGAGTATGCGCAGGCTCGGGCCGATCAGTCGGCGAAGACGGCTCTGAAGGCATCCATGCGCTCGGTCCAGGCCCTGGTGAACGAGCAGCAGCTGTTTATCTCGGAGATGCAAGACCGGCATGACAACCCCGAGGTGCTGGGGGATCTGCTGGAGATCGACCACGCCAACGCTCAGTTCGGCCGCCGGGCACAGGCCATCGCCGTGCTGTGCGGGTCCTGGCCGGGAAGGCAGCGGGTCGCCTCCTCGCTGACCGATGTGGTGCGCGGCGCGACCTCCCGTATTCGCGACTACCGGCGGATACGGCTCAATGGGCAGATCGACATCGCGATTGAGAGCCGCGCGGTGGAGCCGGTGGTTCTCACGGTTGCCGAGCTGCTGGACAACGCGGCACGCCACTCGCAGCCCAATACGATGGTTGAGGTAAACGTTCAGCCGGTCCACAACGGGGCCTGCATCGTCATCGACGACGCGGGAGTCGGCATGGACGGACAGGCGGCGGACCACGCCACCGCGCTGCTGTCCGGACAGCAGGCCGTAGAGGTCACCCGGCTTGACGACCCGCCGCAGTTCGGCTTCGCCGTTATCGGAGTGCTCGCCGCACGGTACGGGTTCAGTGTCTCCGCGGACACCCGGTCACCGTACGGAGGTGTGCGTGCCGTGGTGTTCCTCCCGACCACGCTGCTCACGCACATCGGCGCCGACAAGCCGGAAATCTCGTCTGCCGCGGTAGGCCGCCGGTCGTCCGTGCCTGCTGCGGTACGCCGCCCGTCCGTACCCGACACGGCCGCGGATCAGCCGCTGTCGCAGGCGCAGGCGTTGCTGGCCGCGCAGACGCAGACGCACGCGCGGCCGCGAGAGCAGGAACAGACGCGGACGGAGACGACAACGGCGGGTGGCCTGCCGAAGCGCCGCCGCCGTTCCCCTCGCCCCGCGGTCAGCGAGGCCCCCTCGTCTACAGGTTCTTCAGGGTCCACAGGACCAACAGGACCAACAGGGTCCCATGAGCCCAATGGATCCGAACAGTCCGAACAGTCCGGAGTGCCGGACACCGGGGGCCGGTCGGCTCAGGAAACCGCTCAGCGCATGGGCGCGTTCGCTCGTGGGACCCGCTCCGGCCGTGCCGCGAAAGACGATGAAGGGAAGGGTCGAGGATGA
- a CDS encoding GTP-binding protein, translating into MDSAPGSEDVYLRQTVQTAVKLLVVGHFAVGKTTLVNSLSEIRPLHTEETMTEAGALVDDLAGTKDKTTTTVAMDFGRLTLNDRLVLYLFGAPGQQRFTQLWRDMTRGALGALVLADTRRLEQSFEVMGLLEEHDLPYAVAVNRFDDAPVHGDAEIREALDLLPETPLVTCDARDRTSSTEALIALVEYLLQTRTSDSDSVSDSDSRHMEQV; encoded by the coding sequence ATGGACTCCGCGCCCGGCTCTGAAGACGTCTATCTACGCCAAACCGTGCAGACCGCCGTCAAGCTCCTGGTGGTGGGGCACTTCGCGGTCGGCAAAACCACTTTGGTCAATTCGCTGTCCGAGATCCGGCCCCTGCACACCGAGGAGACGATGACGGAGGCCGGTGCCCTCGTCGACGATCTGGCGGGGACCAAGGACAAGACGACCACCACCGTCGCCATGGACTTCGGGCGTCTCACCCTCAACGACCGCCTGGTGCTCTATCTGTTCGGCGCGCCCGGTCAGCAGCGCTTCACCCAGCTGTGGCGGGACATGACACGGGGCGCCCTTGGCGCGCTCGTACTCGCCGACACCCGCCGCCTTGAGCAGTCCTTCGAGGTCATGGGCTTGCTGGAGGAACACGACCTGCCTTACGCGGTCGCCGTCAACCGGTTCGACGACGCTCCTGTCCACGGCGACGCGGAGATCCGTGAAGCCCTCGATCTGCTCCCCGAAACGCCACTTGTCACCTGCGACGCGCGCGACCGTACGTCGTCCACCGAGGCGCTGATCGCCCTCGTCGAATACCTCCTCCAGACCCGCACCAGCGACAGCGACAGCGTCAGCGACAGCGACTCACGCCACATGGAGCAAGTGTGA